From a region of the Vicugna pacos chromosome 35, VicPac4, whole genome shotgun sequence genome:
- the LOC102527851 gene encoding LOW QUALITY PROTEIN: death domain-associated protein 6-like (The sequence of the model RefSeq protein was modified relative to this genomic sequence to represent the inferred CDS: inserted 2 bases in 2 codons; substituted 1 base at 1 genomic stop codon) yields the protein MATTNSIIVLDDDDEDEAAAQPGPSHPPPNLASPEAEAPGSSQPHVARRSSSSGGKKCYRLENEKLFKEFLELCKTQTVDHLEVIPFLYNQQQRAHSLFLASAEFCNILSQVLSRAQSRPAKLYVYINELCTVLKAHSAKKQLNLAPAAATSSGPSGNNPPTDSSDPTNAETTASEAPRTRASRRQIQRLEQLLALYVAEIRRMQEKELDLSELDDPDSTYLQEARLKRKLIRLFGRLCELKDCSSLPGRVVEQRIPYRGTRYPEVNRHTEQLINKPGLDTFPDHGDVLRAVEKASARHSPGLPXQQLQLMAQDAFRDVGIRLQERCHLDLIYNFGCHLTDDYRPDIDPTLSDPVLAQHLRENRSLAMSRLDEVISKYAMKQDQSEXGERQKRRAQLPQATSSRSVDPPKASLDSGEGPSGMASQECPTTSKAEKDDEENEESEEEEEAGKDGDKSPMSPLQISTEKNLEPSKGISRSSGEQQNKRLAVSPSSLSEEPPALSSTDAESSGEHLEELPLEEESPMSQLFELQIEALLLDTTPSPEKRDASSSRKQSEEPLTTVLENGAAMVTSTSFNGGVSPHTWRDAGPPHKKSRMEKQTEAGPLRNSHVERQRALRGKNGKETCMLPSPPSPLASRAPVADSSGRVDSPSRGLVTSSLCSPFPPRXSQTPQSQPSRPGTYEMSVATQCDPEEIIVLSDSD from the exons ATGGCCACCACTAACAGCATCATCGTgctggatgatgatgatgaagacgaAGCAGCTGCTCAGCCAgggccctcccacccacccccgaATCTGGCCTCACCCGAGGCAGAAGCCcctggctcctcccagccccatgTGGCCAGAAGAAGCAGTAGTTCGGGTGGCAAGAAATGCTACAGGTTGGAGAATGAGAAGCTGTTTAAAGAGTTCCTTGAACTGTGTAAGACGCAGACAGTGGACCACCTGGAGGTGATCCCTTTCCTCTATAACCAGCAGCAGCGTGCCCACTCTCTGTTTCTGGCCTCAGCGGAGTTCTGCAACATCCTCTCTCAGGTCCTCTCTCGGGCTCAGAGCCGACCAGCTAAGCTTTATGTCTACATTAATGAGCTCTGCACTGTCCTCAAGGCCCACTCAGCCAAGAAGCAGCTGAATCTGGCCCCTGCTGCCGCCACCTCTAGTGGGCCCTCTGGGAATAACCCTCCCACAGACTCCTCGGACCCCACAAATGCTGAGACCACTGCCTCTGAGGCCCCAAGGACCCGTGCTTCCCGGCGGCAGATCCAGCGCTTGGAGCAGCTGCTAGCACTCTATGTAGCGGAGATCCGGCGGATGCAGGAAAAGGAGCTGGATCTCTCAGAACTGGACGACCCAGACTCCACTTACCTGCAGGAGGCAAGGTTGAAGCGTAAGCTGATCCGCCTCTTTGGGCGGCTGTGTGAGCTGAAAGACTGCTCTTCACTGCCAGGTCGGGTCGTAGAGCAGCGCATCCCCTACCGTGGTACCCGCTACCCAGAGGTGAACAGGCACACTGAGCAGCTCATCAACAAACCAGGGCTtgacaccttccctgaccatggagaTGTGCTGCGGGCCGTAGAGAAGGCATCTGCTCGGCACAGTCCTGGCCTCCCCTGACAGCAGCTTCAGCTGATGGCTCAGGATGCCTTCCGAGATGTGGGCATCAGGTTACAGGAGCGTTGCCACCTTGATCTCATCTACAACTTTGGCTGTCACCTCACAGATGACTACAGGCCAGACATTGatcccacactgtcagatcctgTCCTCGCCCAGCACCTGCGGGAGAACCGGAGCTTGGCTATGAGCCGTCTGGATGAGGTCATCTCTAAATATGCAATGAAGCAAGACCAGAGTG GGGgcgagagacagaagagaagagcCCAGCTCCCCCAAGCCACCTCTTCCCGCTCTGTAGATCCCCCCAAAGCCTCCTTGGATTCTGGTGAGGGCCCTAGTGGGATGGCATCCCAGGAATGCCCTACCACCTCCAAGGCTGAGAAagatgatgaagaaaatgaggaaagtgaggaggaggaggaagcaggtaAGGATGGAGATAAGAGCCCCATGTCCCCGCTACAGATCTCCACTGAAAAGAACCTGGAACCTAGCAAAGGGATCAGTAGGTCTTCAGGGGAGCAGCAAAACAAAAGACTTGCAGTGTCACCATCTTCACTGTCGGAAGAGCCCCCAGCCCTCTCCAGCACAGATGCTGAAAGCAGTGGAGAACACCTCGAGGAGTTGCCCCTGGAGGAAGAGAGCCCTATGTCTCAGCTCTTCGAGCTACAGATTGAAGCCTTGCTCCTGGATACTACCCCTTCTCCTGAGAAGAGGGATgcttcctcttccaggaagcaATCAGAGGAACCCCTCACCACTGTTTTGGAGAATGGAGCAGCCATGGTCACCTCCACTTCCTTCAACGGAGGTGTCTCTCCTCACACCTGGCGAGATGCCGGTCCTCCCCACAAGAAATCTCGGATGGAGAAGCAAACAGAAGCAGGGCCATTAAGAAATAGCCATGTGGAAAGGCAAAGGGCATTGCGTGGGAAGAATGGGAAGGAGACATGTATGCTGCCCAGCCCACCTTCCCCCTTGGCTTCCAGGGCTCCCGTTGCTGATTCCTCAGGGAGGGTGGACTCTCCTAGCCGTGGCCTGGTGACCAGCTCCCTCTGCAGTCCATTTCCACCCC TGTCCCAAACCCCCCAATCACAACCCTCCAGGCCTGGTACTTATGAGATGAGTGTGGCCACACAGTGCGATCCAGAGGAGATCATCGTGCTCTCAGATTCTGATTag